One Lemur catta isolate mLemCat1 chromosome 15, mLemCat1.pri, whole genome shotgun sequence genomic window carries:
- the KCNJ12 gene encoding ATP-sensitive inward rectifier potassium channel 12, with product MTAASRANPYSIVSSEEDGLHLVTMSGANGFGNGKVHTRRRCRNRFVKKNGQCNIEFANMDEKSQRYLADMFTTCVDIRWRYMLLIFSLAFLASWLLFGIIFWVIAVAHGDLEPAEGRGRTPCVMQVHGFMAAFLFSIETQTTIGYGLRCVTEECPVAVFMVVAQSIVGCIIDSFMIGAIMAKMARPKKRAQTLLFSHNAVVALRDGKLCLMWRVGNLRKSHIVEAHVRAQLIKPRVTEEGEYIPLDQIDIDVGFDKGLDRIFLVSPITILHEIDEASPLFGISRQDLQTDDFEIVVILEGMVEATAMTTQARSSYLANEILWGHRFEPVLFEEKNQYKIDYSHFHKTYEVPSTPRCSAKDLVENKFLLPSANSFCYENELAFLSRDEEEEADGDQDSRSRDRLSPQARHNFDRRQAGGGALEQRSYRRESEI from the coding sequence ATGACCGCGGCCAGCAGGGCCAACCCCTACAGCATCGTGTCATCGGAGGAGGACGGGCTGCACCTGGTCACCATGTCGGGCGCCAACGGCTTCGGCAACGGCAAGGTGCACACGAGGCGCAGGTGCCGCAACCGCTTCGTCAAGAAGAACGGCCAGTGCAACATCGAGTTCGCCAACATGGACGAGAAGTCGCAGCGCTACCTGGCCGACATGTTCACCACCTGCGTGGACATCCGCTGGCGCTACATGCTGCTCATCTTCTCGCTGGCCTTCCTCGCCTCCTGGCTGCTGTTCGGCATCATCTTCTGGGTCATCGCCGTGGCGCACGGCGACCTGGAGCCGGCCGAGGGCCGGGGCCGCACGCCCTGTGTGATGCAGGTCCACGGCTTCATGGCGGCCTTCCTCTTCTCCATCGAGACACAGACCACCATCGGCTACGGGCTGCGCTGTGTGACGGAGGAGTGCCCGGTGGCCGTGTTCATGGTGGTGGCACAGTCCATCGTGGGCTGCATCATCGACTCCTTCATGATAGGCGCCATCATGGCCAAAATGGCGCGGCCCAAGAAGCGGGCGCAGACGCTGCTGTTCAGCCACAATGCCGTGGTGGCCCTGCGCGACGGCAAGCTCTGCCTCATGTGGCGCGTGGGCAACCTGCGCAAGAGCCACATCGTGGAGGCCCACGTGCGGGCGCAGCTCATCAAGCCCAGGGTCACGGAGGAGGGCGAGTACATCCCGCTGGACCAGATCGACATCGACGTGGGCTTCGACAAGGGCCTGGACCGCATCTTCCTGGTGTCGCCCATCACCATCCTGCACGAGATCGACGAGGCCAGCCCGCTGTTCGGCATCAGCCGGCAGGACCTGCAGACGGACGACTTCGAGATCGTGGTCATACTGGAGGGCATGGTGGAGGCCACGGCCATGACCACCCAGGCCCGCAGCTCCTACCTGGCCAACGAGATCTTGTGGGGCCACCGCTTCGAGCCCGTGCTCTTCGAGGAGAAGAACCAGTACAAGATCGACTACTCGCACTTCCACAAGACCTACGAGGTGCCCTCCACGCCCCGCTGCAGCGCCAAGGACCTGGTTGAGAACAAGTTCCTGCTGCCTAGCGCCAACTCCTTCTGCTACGAGAATGAGCTGGCCTTCCTGAGCCGcgacgaggaggaggaggccgaCGGAGACCAGGACAGCCGCAGCCGAGACCGGCTCAGTCCCCAGGCCAGGCACAACTTTGACAGACGCCAGGCCGGCGGTGGCGCCCTGGAACAGCGGTCCTACAGGCGGGAGTCAGAGATCTGA